Proteins co-encoded in one Halorussus lipolyticus genomic window:
- a CDS encoding Zn-ribbon domain-containing OB-fold protein, which produces MTLNAYRCPNGHVTYPEHELCPECAEDQTEIIDLSDETGEVVTWTTNTATPPGVRQPNSLAIVEFEVEGSSVRAIGQLADDAEVEIGDEVRPVYAEQLRDPEAGIREEESQEWDGYRFEVV; this is translated from the coding sequence ATGACCTTGAACGCCTACCGATGCCCGAACGGGCACGTGACCTACCCCGAACACGAACTGTGTCCCGAGTGCGCCGAGGACCAGACCGAAATCATCGACCTGAGCGACGAAACCGGCGAGGTCGTGACGTGGACGACGAACACCGCGACTCCTCCGGGCGTCCGGCAACCGAACTCGCTGGCCATCGTGGAGTTCGAGGTCGAAGGGTCCTCGGTCCGAGCGATTGGGCAACTCGCCGACGACGCCGAGGTCGAAATCGGCGACGAGGTGCGACCGGTCTACGCCGAACAGTTGCGCGACCCCGAGGCCGGAATTCGAGAGGAGGAGAGTCAGGAGTGGGATGGGTATCGCTTCGAGGTAGTCTGA